Below is a window of Fluviibacter phosphoraccumulans DNA.
ATCTCGCGACGATATCCTTAACTGATTATTGACAAAGCTCGTGGTTACAGCGGGATAACGCCGACCAATCTCTGAAGTCATCCATGCTTGCTGCTGACGTTGGATATCGCTCACGTAACTGATGATTTTCGAGAAAGGAATGATCCCTGTGGTCGTTCCCGTATAAAGCAAATTCCCTTGATTAATGTAAGCGAGGTTAGTACATTTTTCGGCTTCATCCATATAGTGGGTTGTCACCAGAATTGTTGTGCCCTTTTCGATCGCAATCTCGTGCAGATAGTCCCAGAACTCTTTCCTGGCTTTGGGGTCTACGCCTGCGGTAGGTTCATCAAGAAACAAAATCTCGGGTGAGTGCAGCAGACAGGAAGCTAATGACAAGCGTTGCTTCCAGCCACCCGACAAGTCCCTGGCACGATGGTCTTTGTAATTTTCGAGGCGTAGATACTTTAGCTGTTCGGAAATCCTGTCATCCAAATCCGAAAGTTGATATACCTCGCCAATAAATCGGAGATTTTCTATGACTGTAAGTTGTTCATAAAGACAGAACTTTTGTGCCATATAGCCGATTCTGGATCGAATTTCTTCACTATCGTTTTGTATGTCCAGATCCAAACAGCGACCTGTGCCGCTCGTCGGCGTCAGTAATCCGCATATCATACGTATAGTTGTCGTTTTACCGCTTCCATTGGATCCTAGAAATCCAAAGACAGACCCGCGCTCAACCTGCAACGATAAGTTGTTCACAACAATGTTCTCGCCGAATTTTTTGGTGAGCCCACGAATGTCGATAGCAAAATCATTCATGAGTTGATCTAACCGTCACCGGTTGTCCAAGGTGGATAGACTGTAGATCTACTTTTTCAGGACGTGCAATCACCTTAAAAACCAATTTGGCGCGCTCTTCTCGGGAGAAAATCACTGGCGGTGTATATTCGGCTTTACTGGATATGTAATCGATGGTTGCTGTCAGTGGTTCTTCTTTGCCATCTACAGACACTTGGACTTTTGATGCCAATTTGACCTTTGAAATGTCGGGTTCAGCCACAAAGAACGTGACTTTTAGTGACTTGGGTGTGATGAATGCAACAATAGGTTGCCCAGCTTGGACAAACTCACCTTCCTGCATATAGGTATCAAAGATCATTCCATCCAAAGTCGCGGTCCCATTTTTCTGTGACTTTTGCCACAGCGTTCTCTCTGTTACCCCACGGCTTGCCCCTATACGGGATTCGATACTTTTTAGCTGATTGTTCAAAACATCCAGGTTTTTCAGCGCCAGATCCACGTCATCCTTACTAGACGCATCGCTCTTGGCCATTGTCCGTTCACGCTTTAGACGCTGCTTCGCATAGACAATCTGATTTTTAACCTGTTCATACTCAGCCTGTAACGCATCGACATTATGCTGATCGATACTTGCCGAAATAGATTCATAGGTTGGATCTACTTCAAATAATTTTTGTGAGGCTTCTACCAAGTCGCCACGCTGGACATTGAGCGTTTGTAATCTTCCGGAAAAGCTACTTGAGAGATACGACATATCGGTATCTATGTATCCATTAAACTCATTTTTGGTTTTTCCACAACCGGTGGCCAACACGGCGAACCCAATCGTTATTGAGAAAAGAATGTGTTTTATTTTTAACTGAGCCGCCATTTTTTAACCTGTCGTTTGAATTCTCTATGACACAGCCTAGATCAACCATCAAATTCCCACCTACACAAACTCGGATACGCAGGTCATTTAGCAGGAAAGTCGTCATCTTGCGCTGGAAACGTTTCATTAGCTTGTCGAAACGCCCCTCTTTTGTTTCAATTTGTTTCAGAACTGATCTTCGCGCTTTCAAAAATACCCAAGTCAATTACAATTCCTTAAGATTCAGTGACGAATTTCTTCAACAATCGTCATCAACACAGCAACGCGTTTCCTGGCTCGTCAGCTAGGCTGTCAGTTCTATGGATAAGCTTCAAATCGATTCGATTCTGGTCGTCGACGACGATCCAACTCTACGCGAACTCCTTGTAGACTATCTTTCAGGCAATGGGTTTGACGTCACTGCAGTTGCAGATGGCATTGCCATGCGTTCGGTTCTAGACACTCACCCGTTTGAGCTCATTGTTCTGGACCTAATGCTTCCGGGCGAAGATGGTCTATCGCTGACTCGATTTCTACGATCAAAAACACATATTCCCATACTGATGTTATCGGCGCAGAGTGAAGATGTTGATCGCATCATTGGCCTAGAGGTGGGTGTCGACGACTATCTTGGCAAACCTTTTAATCCCAGAGAATTACTTGCACGTATCAGAGCACTGCTACGCCGACAAGACCATCATCGTGAGTCACAGAGCCCTCAGGATCGGCAGCATGAAAAGTTCGGCCCGTTTACCGTAGACTTAGTGGGTCGGCGACTAATTCGTGGCGACGACGAGATCCATTTGACAACCGGGGAATTCGATCTGCTCAGCTTGTTTGTAAAACAACCCAATCGAGTCTTAACGCGCGACATGTTGATTGAATCACTTAAGGGATATGATCGCGATGCCTTTGATCGGAGCATCGACATAAGAATCACCCGGCTGAGGCACAAGATTGAAGCCAACCCTGCAGCTCCAATCTTCATCCGAACCATACGCGGAGAAGGCTACTTGTTTAATCCTGCCGGACAGGTTCACAACAAAACGCCATGAGCCTAGCGAAACGTAACACGCTTCTTTTGACGTTGGCATTATTCTTTGTCGAACTCGTTGTCGCAGCGGCGCTCGTAAAATACCTGCTTCTTCCTGTCGCCCAGGGATCTGCAGATGACCTTGCGAGCCTCATGGTGCTGTCAGCCCAAACCTGGTCTGAACTTCCGGATGATAAGCAGCGCGCCTTTGAAAAAGAACTGATAGAGCATCACGCTATCGCACTCAGGGTTGAACCTTTAGCAAACCCAACATCAAGCTGGCGCCCGCCCTATTTTACATTTCTGGAACAAGCCTTAGCTGCCAGAATTGGCCACGCTCCAAGCTTTCTGGCTGACACAACCAATCATCAAACCTGGTACTGGGCATCTATTCCGTCGAAGCATCAAACGATCTATGTCGGCATACCTAAAGAACGCATTGGCATTCAACCATTATCTGCGATTATCGTTTTGCTCCTGATCGGCTTGTTGGTAGCTGTTCTGCTCGCTCACCTACTCGCCAAAAGTATTACCTTACCATTGGCCAAGCTGGACTTGGCAGCCCAGCAATTAGGCCAGGGGGAATATCGAGAATTGCATCCTAATGCTTGGCCAAAAGAGCTACGGGAACTGGCCGATCGTTTCAATACGATGGCTCGTCAAGTCCAGAGACTCTTGACCGCAAGAACCACGATCTTGGCGGGCATTTCACATGATCTTAGGACACCACTTGCCAGAATGCGTTTGGCGCTCGAACTCCTTAAAGAATCACCAACACCCAAATTGATCACGAGGTTGGAAACAGACATCAATGAAATGAACCAACTGATTGGCACGATTCTCGACCTTGCGCGAGGATTAGATAAGGAACATCTCTCCAGGATCAACGTTTATCAATTGCTGACAGAGCTTATTGAGCAAAGCGAGGCTCACGAGTGCATTAGTGTCGATTGCAGTCCAAACATTGAGATTTCATTACCTGCCCTTTCTCTACGCCGGGCCCTCAGCAATTTGATTGAGAATGCATTACGCTATGCTCCAATCGGCCAAATCAATTTGGTCTGCAAATACGATGAGAAAATTTGCCGGATTGGCGTACTTGATCAAGGCCCCGGAATACCACCAGAAAAAATCGAATCCGTTTTTTTGCCGTTTGAACGTATCGAGGGGTCAAGAAGTTCCAGCACAGGTGGCGCAGGCTTGGGTTTAGCCATCGTTCGTGAACTAGCAAATGTCCATGGGTGGCATGTAAAACTTGAACCCAGAAATGGCGGCGGTATCGCAGCATGGATTGAAATTTTTCCGAAACCGAAAACATTCTGATAAAAAACATGTTTGTGTCCGGGTACAAGACGCCCATTTTGACCTCGCCAGCCGCAGCAGCAACAATTACTCATATCCACTCACCATCGCAAATGCTGTACAACGTTAGGTTCGGAAGTGGAAAGTCTGTGTATTCAATTTCCTAAGTAGCCACTGCGGCATAAAAAACAAGGGTCTTAGGAAGTTAAAGCGGGTTAAGACGTAATGTTTTGAGTATGACGAGGTAAAGGTTATCACCCCGATGATTGAATCGAAACTCAGTTTCCTTGAGATGCAGATAGAAGGTACGCTTGGTCAAGCCGTTGAACTTGGCCATACGTCTCTTTGCATAGCTCCAGAAACTTTCGATACCGTTGATGTGCCGTTCGCCCGAGGCGAACTCATTGGCCCCGTGGTTGACTCGGAAATGCTTGTCAAAGCCGATATCCACCAGCCCGTCGTAACCAAGCCAGCCATCAGAATGGATAACCGAAGCCGGGTCGATGTGGCCTCGGATAATCCCTTGCAGTGTGGCCTTGGTGCAGTCAGGCACGATTTCTGTGTAGACCATACCCTGGCGCTTGAGCAGACCAAAGACAATCGTCTTGCCGTAGGCACCACGCCCACGTCGACCTCGAACACGGTGGGCACCGAAGTAGGACTCATCCACTTCAACCGAACCGTTCAGAGGCGAAGCTTGTTCACAGGCTTCAGCCAGTCGCTGGCGAATCTTCAGGTAGATCGTATTCACAGAACGAAGCGAGATACCCGTCATTTCTGCAGTCACAGTTGCCGTCAGATCCATCGCAAAACACCGCACCAGCTGGCGAAATTTAGCCTCGCTGATTCTCGAACGGCGGTAGTACCTGTTTTTAGTAACCATTTCAGGAAGTTATCGTAGCTCATGTTGTGCTTAACTTCCTAAGACCCAAAAACAATTTAAGGCAGGATAGGTCTCATGGCGCCATTTTTCTTACAGACGGCTCTGAAGATGGGATCTTTTGTATCAATACAAAACCGAGCAAATCAGTAAGGTTTGTAGCAGCACAAAGCACTTCTTCGTTACTCGCACACCCCCTGTAAGACAAACACCGGCGGCAAGCCTATCCTGCCATAGCCAATAAAAGTTGAGCGTTTTGCTTGGTTTTGTATTGATACAAAAGATCGGCACCAAGTCTTACGAAGAGGTGACCAGCTTTTCCACGTCGGCAATCAGTTCGTTAGCGAGGCGCTGCAGCTCTGCAATAGTTGATTCCTCAATTTCAAGGAAACCTTCATACTCTGCGAGGTTGCGTTTTTGATGAGCAGCATCCAGCACGCGCCACTTGTTGGCTGGCCAGTCAAGTGTGTTTCCCAGCGATTGAAAGACGATGTATCGGTTTTCACTTCGATAGCCATGCCAACGAAGTGCAGCCAAAGCAGCGGCATGAATTGCGTTGTAAGCACTTGTGAAACGACCTTCTTGCGAGATCTGTAAAAAACTTGCGTCCTCAAGGCGCTTACGAGCCATGACCAGCATGCGATCAACCTCGGCACGATTCATCGGCTCGGCTTTGATCTTGCCGATTTTGGCGAGATTACTGAGCGCTTCTGAAGGCATCGACATCCCCGATCAGTTTGATGGTTGACTGGTCCAATACCCGATTCACAAAGGAGTCCGGGTCACTCAGTCTTTTCTTGAATTCATCGACCGTATAACAGGTCGGGTTGATTTTACGATCCAGCATGGTCTCAACAGGCATCAGAACTTCAAGCACTTCGGCCATCGTTAAATTGGGCCCCACCAACATGACATCAATATCGCTCGTGGCGGTATCTGTTTCCTTGGCAACTGAACCATACACCAGGGCAAGAACAATCTTGTCTTCAATGATGCCTAATGCCTCTTGGAGCATCGGGGCGATGCCCACTACTTTTCGAGTCAATGCACAGAGCTCATTAAAGACCGGGCTATTGCCGTTCGCGGTAATCTGGCGTTGGTTACCAACCATTTCGGAAGTTGCCAGTTTTGCATCGACCAAACGGTTGATCTCCCGTTGCAGCGAAGCGCTGCCCAGCCCCGTTAATCGACGCAATTCGCTCAAATGGTACGAACGCCCTGGCTGACCAAAGATCCAGAACAGGACTTTGGCCTGGCTTTCCGAGAAAAGGGCATGCTTTATCGACATGTCCAAATAATAGCATGTTCGTGCCAGAATTTGGCCCGTTATTCTTTAGCGTTATCGGGTTGGGTGTGTCTCTAGTTGCTCGATTCAAATACTGCATTTCAAGACTGCTCATTCCCACATCCATTCGCGACAGACAGAGTCCGACTGTTTTACTCAGTTTTGTATCAATACAAAACCCTAAACTTTAGTGAGATCCACAGTACGCGATTTTTGACAGCGTTGTAAGACAAATGGCGCCGCCAAGCCTATCCTGCCATAGATGTTTTTAAATTCTGCCGGTTAATCATCACGCACTATCGATCAAGGAATGCACACTGCTAACTTAATCGATGCATCCTGATGCAAAATATATGCACAAGAAAGAAAGGGCCGTTTATGACAAAGCCAGCTAAAAAGATCCCGTCTTTCAAGAACGAGGTCGAAGAACGCAAGTTCTGGGAATCGCATGACTCAAGCGAGTTTTTGGACTGGACCCAAGCCAAGCAAGTTGCTTTGCCCAACCTGAAGCCTACAACCAAAACAATCTCCCTACGCCTGCCACAACACCTGCTGGATTCGATCAAAGCAGCAGCTAATTCACGCGACGTTCCTTACCAATCGCTGATCAAGGTCTGGCTACAGGAAAAACTTCAGACGCACTGATATTGGCTGAATCACGATTTATCGTTGATTTGTGGCGGACAGGGCGGGATTCGAACCCGCGTTAGGGTATTACCCTAAACACGCTTTCCAGGGGTTTGAATTTTTAACTCTCCAAGCCGTATTCTACAAGGATTCTGGTAAAATAAAATCACAAAAAAAGGCGTTTTGGGACAAATTTGGGACACTGCGATTATGGCATCGGTAAATAAACGTGAAAACGGTCGCTGGCAGGCCAAGGTCCGTCGAGACGGCTTTCCCAACCAAACAAGGACCTTCGACACGAAGAGCGCGGCTGACGCCTGGGCGCGCGGGGTCGAAAGCAGTATGGACAGAGGTCTCTTCCAATCCACGACCGAGGCCGAGAAAACTCTCTTCAAAGATCTTGTTACAACCTTTAAGACCGATTTTGCTCCAACGCACTACCGCAAACGTAAAGATGAGCGCGAGGCTTGGCGCTTTCAGTGTGATCGATTGGTCGAGTTTTTTGGTGAATATTCCATTGCCGCCATTGATCAAAAGCTGATACGCGATTATCGAGATGAGCGCCTTACTGGCACAAAAGATCGGCGAGCCGTCAAAGGGGCGACGGTGCGGAAAGAGATCTATCAGCTTAGCAAGATCCTTGGCTATGCCGCTAAAGAACTCGATATTTTGCTACCGCGCGGCAATCCCGTCGCCCTCGTCCGCAAGCCGAAGGAAAGCAAATCGCGCGAACGGCGCCTCTCAGATAAAGAGTGGGACGCCATGATTGAACAATGTCGGCGCAGTCGGAATCCGTGGGTCTATGCCGCTGTGCAACTCTCCGTCGAAATGGCCAATCGCCAGGGCGAACTTTTGAATTTTCGTTGGCAAGATCTACAGTTAGATCGCCGAATCATGCTGCTGACAGACCCAGAACTGATCAAAAATGGTGAGCCCCGTGCTGTGCCACTGACCAGCCGAGCGGTCGAGCTATTCCAATCGATTCCGAAGTCGGTCTCGGGAATGGTTTTTCCAGTCAGCAGAGAAACGATCTATTCGGCCTACCGTGCTGCAGTCCAGCGCGCCGGCATCAAGAACTTCACCTGGCACGACCTTCGTCATGAAGCATTGTCCCGGTTGGGAGCCCGTCCCGATCTGACGCCGTTTGAAATAGCGTCAATCTCAGGTCATAAAACGCTAAAAATGGTTATGAAGTACACCCACATCAACGCCGAGCAACTGGCGAAGAAGTTGGGTTAGGTCACTTCCGAGGCATCTTGGCGATCGGATGTTAATTAGCCGATTTTGGCCGCGATCTGCTGCATTACCGATTGCCCCATCTCGTCTTTCACGGCGAAAAGGAAGAGGCACCGACCGTTACTGGCCTTTTCCCACTGTTCTCCCACCTGGCGTTTCTCGCGGGAGTCATCATTCGTCTTATAAGGGTCACCTTTGTACTCAATAGCCAGAACACGACCATCCGTTAATTCCGCCACGAAGTCTGGGTAGAAATAATCTGAGGCGGTCGGTAACCAGAACGAGAACTTTTCCTGACGCTCAATATTGCGCACCCAGTGTTTGACCTTAGGGTTGGCATCTAGCGCCTGAGCGCACAAGAACTCCTCAGACAGCGCACCGGCGCCTGTTTTTTCACGCAAATCATGGATCACTGGGTAGTAATGCTTCTGGAAATCGTAGCTGCCGCAGTAAATCTGACGGGCCGGATACATACCTGGTTTGTAATGGAATTCATAATGGACCGAATCCATCGGGTCAGGAAGCACCATGTCGGACAGACGTGCCTGAAAGCCACGCTGTATCGACATCAGACGGAGACGTTCAATCTCGGCATCAATTGCCTGTACCAGCTGGTACTTGGCTCGAACCAGCGCAGTCAGGGTGAATCTACGGTCTCGAAGGAGATGACTAAGCATCTTTACAAGGTAGGCCTGCAGAGCCTGTTGCGACAGATACGCACGCTTTAACTGGCGATCAAGCCAACGAACCAGGTCTTGTTCACTAATTTGGCTAGGCACATCATTTAGATGCAGTTGCTCGGCATTGGTCAGGCGATACTTTACCTTGGCATCGTTTACATCGATCTCAAACGAGTGAACTGTCTCTGTAATGTTGAAGCCAGATAGCTGAATCGGTTGAGATAGCAGATCCCAATCACCCAGTTCAGCCAACGTATCCCGCTCGACGACCTCAAGCCAACCATCGTTCAACAGGCATAGCTGTGGTATGGCGGCAAACAGTATTCCGCGATCTGCTGGCGCATTCATAGCGAGACGCATGGCTCGGTGATCGTCGAACTGTGCCTTGACCTTTTCTCGCTCTCTGGGCTTTATGCTATTTGTGACAAAGGCCTCGACCTGTTCAAGTGTCGGGGCATCAATATCCCCCTTGAACAGGAGGGATGCCCCTTGGCTGGTTGGCAACACCTGCACAGCGTCCTTGACCTCATCAGTCCAGTTAGTCGTATCTGGCAGAGTGGGAAGCTGGATATAGCAGTCGGGTATCGCGCGTTTCGGCGTTCCCCCCTCACCTCCGCCACCGGGCAATTCGACTTGCTTAGGAATAATCGCAGCCGATATATCCAATCGCTCAAAGCCCATGTTTTGCACCATGCGGTCTTTAAGGTTCGAGGCAGCTTGAGCAAAGTTATCGGCAACGATATGAGCGTAGGCCTTATTAAGGGCTTCCTCTGAACGTTGTTTGGCATAGGGCATCCGGAGAACACGCCCAAGCAGCTGTTCCACATCTTTAGCAGAATTTACCGATTGCAGAGATGCGAGAACATAGGCAAACGAACAATCCCAGCCTTCCTTCAAAGCTTCAACGGTAATGACGTACTCGACCAAGCAAGCAGGGTCGAACAGATTCACGCCATCCAGCTCCTTTTGGGTTCCTGTCGCTACGGCAATTGCCGTCACAGGGATGTTTTCCTGATCTATTAGGTACTGGCGAACAACGTCTACCGTTGCCTCACCGCCTTTAGGCATCGCCTGGATAAGAACGATCGGGCGGATGTAGTCGGTTTCCTTTTGGGCGGCTAACGCCAGCTGTTTCCGTGTCAGAATGGCATCCCGCAAACAGGCTTGCCAGCCATCCTCATGCTCAGCCAGAACAATCGGCAGCTTGATCATCTGCTCGGACTTAAGCTCTTGTGCCGAAACATGGTGCAGTACGTTATTGCCCGCTACAGGTGTCGCAGTCAGTTCAATGATGCAGCTTGGATTAAGCCGACCCAAGGTGTTGAAGAATCGGTCCGTACGGTTATTGTGGGCTTCATCGACAATGACAACGGGTTGCAGCAGGTGTAGCCAGTTAGCTACGGAGTGCTTCACTCTGCCCAGATCGGCTACAGCCAGGTATGGCTGCGATGTTATATCCGCTTCTGTCACCTTATCTAACCCAACCAGCATGTGAGCTGGCAAGTTGGAAAAATGGGGAGACAGCTCTTCGAAGAACGAATAGACGTTGCGTTTACTGGTATCCGTGACGTTAAACGACTGAATCGTAGCTACAACGATGATGCATGACTTACCAATATCGTGTGAGCTGATCGTTTGCAGGCTTTCCAGATCGCAGATCCTGACACGATCACCAAAGGATGCGGCCAAGGCCTGACGATACGGGTGCCTTGCGTTACTAAGTGCTTCCAGGGTTTGTGATCGAATCGTGTCAGATGGGGTCAACCAGAGCGCGATAGGCGCATCGGAGTCCAGAATCGCCGTTCCTGCCAAAGCAACACTATGGGCTGCCAACAGGGTTTTACCGCCACCCGTAGGAACGCGAAGACATACGTTCGGCGTATCGCCAAAGATAGCCTGATAAGGCTCATTTCTCTCCTGCCCTGCAATAGCAATTGCAAAGGCTTCGGCCACGGACATTCGGCGGCTGTTTTGTAGAAAATCGTCGAGGGTTTTTAGAGACCGTTTTTGGTACTCTTTAAGAGCCAGCATATCAACGCACCTTTATGTCGTAAGGGATCTGGCGGAAAGTAATTTGCTCGGCCGCTAAACGAGATTCGCCAATCCGTGAGGTTTCACCGTAGATGACCTTAGGGCCATCATGCGGGAAATACTCGTCCAGAATTTCCAGTACAGGGCGAGTCAACACATTACCGCCAGCTGGTCGTCGATCACCCAGAATGCCGTTATAAAGCAGGTAGTAGGCAACGCCGTCCTTAACACCCAGGCATGGTGTCTCGAAAGACTTCTTCGTTGGTTCGCCAGTTTCAAAGTGCCAGACAAATGCAGCCAGTGTCGGGAACTTAATACCGGGGTTGATATGGCCTTCTGCATCGAATGCTGGTTCACCCAGTTTGCAGAAGCTGAATCCTCCGCCGCCGTTCCAACCAACCGTCTCACTAATACCACCCTGCTCGCCCTCGATGACTTTTTCCAGACGTGGGATGCAGTGGGTCTTGGCATGTTCACCCATTTCAATGCCGATATACCGGCGTCCCATTTTGTGGGCAACAGCAGCTGTGGTTCCTGATCCTAAAAAGGAGTCGAGGACTAAGTCACTAGGTTTAGTTGCAATTTCAAGAATTCGTTGAAGTAGTCGCTCAGGTTTTGGGGTGTCGAAAACATCCATGTTGTTTAACGCTTGAATCTCAAGTTTTGCTTCATGGTTATGACCCACCTCTTGGTTTAACCAGAGAGTTGCTGGAGGCCTAGTAGGGTTTTCTTCAAGATACTGTTTGACGTAGATTTCCCATTTATCGTTTCGTTGAATGAAATCTAATTCATGCTTATTTGCTATGCAATTAGCTTCTTTCCAACGCCAGCGGCCTTCCGTACCATCTGGTTTGACAGGCCACACCTGAGATTCATCTGGAGCCAAGATCGGATACCACATAGAAGGTCTATCTTGCCTTCTTGATTCGCTTCCTTCCTTGCGAAGCGAACGCCTACGATAGAACTTCTGAGCCTTGTCATCCCAGCAATTGAATTGGCTACTGTTCTGCTCTTTAGCTAGTTGATTTGGGGAAAATTTAGAAGATTTTTGATACACAAGGATATGGTCATGTGATGTGCTGAAACCACGCGCATCCATCCGTTCGCTATAGACCTTTTCCCACAAACAATTGGCGGAAAAATTAGTACGGCCAAATACCTCATCCATCAGCACCTTGAGATAGTGTGCTTCATTGTCATCAATAGTGACCCAAATGCTCCCGTTTTCCGCTAAAAGTTCACGCAGTAAAACTAGACGCGGGTACACCATCGATAACCACTGGCTGTGCTCAAGCTTGTCGTCGTAATGCACAAAGGCGCTCATCGTGTTGTACGGCGGATCAATAAAGATGCATTTCACCTGACCCGCATAGAACGGTAACAGTGCTTTCAAAGCCAGTAGATTGTCGCCCTGTATAAGCAGATTCTCACTGGGTTCTCCATAGGTCTTGACCTGTTGCAACAGGTGATAAGGCACTTCATCAGTGCTTGCCTTGGCTTGGTTCTTGTTGACCCAGTCGAGAAATGGCATGGCTTCAATCGGATTCTTATTAACGGCTCAATTGTACCTAGTACGCGAAGGCATTTTGTGTTTTTAAGGCAGCCTTTTCATGCGGGGTCCTTATTACTGCTCCGTTCAAATATTTCTCGCATAGTTATTGGGCGGAGGAATTCGAAAGCGAGTGTGTAAGCCATTATCCAAGGGTCTTCTTTCTGCCGCCCAGAAAAAAACTATCGAAAAGTCTGGGAAATTCAGATCGCAGTTGCCAACTGCTCCCAATCCGTCGTAAATGCATTGCTCTTATTGCTTGACCGCATGGCCCAAGCCTTTTGGATACCCTCACCAGCTGACCGGACAGTACCCCGCCCCATCTTTGCGTTGATTTCGTCGAGGGTAGACATCAGATTCTTAGCCCGAGCAGTCTCTGGCTCATCAAACCCCGAGAACAGGTCTATTGGCACCTGATCAGTCGGGCATAGATCTGTCAGCATGATGCCTGCCTTTTTGTAGGCATAGCCTAACTTGTAGATTCGTTTCAGGCCATACAGCGCTGCTTCGGCCAGCTGGAAAGTGTTGTTCGTTGGGTGAAGCAGTTTGACTGTTACGCCCTTGTTGTACTGAGGTTCTTTAGGTTTGAAAGGATTCGTTTGTACGAATACCTGAATGGCACCGGCCACATGGTTCTGATGGCGCAGCTTCTCTGCTGCACGGCTGCTGTAACTGACTACGGCCTCATTGAGATCTTCCAGTAGGAAGACAGGCTGACCAAAGGAGCGTGATGACATGATCTGTTGTTTTGGTTGAGCCACTTCCTCCATTGCCAGACAGCTTTCTCCGTTCAGCTCAGCAACGGTTCTGGCCAGGACCACGTTGAATTCTTTTTTAATTCGGCTGAGCGAACTGTCTTTGAGCTGCTGCACAGTTTCGATGCCTATACCGACTAGACGTTCCTGAATCTTTCGACCAACGCCCCAGACTTCTCCGACTTCAATTCGACTGAAGAGCTCGCGTAGACCGGAACCAGATAGCTGGTTCAAATCGGTTACGCCATCAGCCATCGATGGAACATGCGATTTTTTGGCGCAATGATTAGCCAGCTTAGCGAGGGTCTTGGAACTACCGATACCGACACAGACGGGAATCCCCGTCCATTGCCTGACCCGCTGTCGGATTTCCTGGCCGTAGGCCACGAGGTCTAGGTTAAACCCTGTCAGGTCGAGGAAGGTCTCATCAATACTGTAAATCTCCTGTTCTGGCGAGAACTGGGCGATGACAGAGTGCATGCGTTGGCTCATGTCGCCATAGAGGGTGTAGTTGCTGCTCTTGGCGATGATGCCGTGTTGTTTGGCCAGGTCTTTCAGTTTGAACCAGGGGATGCCCATAGGCACCCCCAGCGCTTTGACCTCTGCGCTACGGGCAACCACACAGCCATCGTTGTTAGACAAGACGACTACAGGCTTACCCTCAAG
It encodes the following:
- a CDS encoding ABC transporter ATP-binding protein: MNDFAIDIRGLTKKFGENIVVNNLSLQVERGSVFGFLGSNGSGKTTTIRMICGLLTPTSGTGRCLDLDIQNDSEEIRSRIGYMAQKFCLYEQLTVIENLRFIGEVYQLSDLDDRISEQLKYLRLENYKDHRARDLSGGWKQRLSLASCLLHSPEILFLDEPTAGVDPKARKEFWDYLHEIAIEKGTTILVTTHYMDEAEKCTNLAYINQGNLLYTGTTTGIIPFSKIISYVSDIQRQQQAWMTSEIGRRYPAVTTSFVNNQLRISSRDQEILNEILERYPDSQFTRVAPSFEEVFIGLIS
- a CDS encoding HlyD family secretion protein, producing MAAQLKIKHILFSITIGFAVLATGCGKTKNEFNGYIDTDMSYLSSSFSGRLQTLNVQRGDLVEASQKLFEVDPTYESISASIDQHNVDALQAEYEQVKNQIVYAKQRLKRERTMAKSDASSKDDVDLALKNLDVLNNQLKSIESRIGASRGVTERTLWQKSQKNGTATLDGMIFDTYMQEGEFVQAGQPIVAFITPKSLKVTFFVAEPDISKVKLASKVQVSVDGKEEPLTATIDYISSKAEYTPPVIFSREERAKLVFKVIARPEKVDLQSIHLGQPVTVRSTHE
- a CDS encoding response regulator is translated as MDKLQIDSILVVDDDPTLRELLVDYLSGNGFDVTAVADGIAMRSVLDTHPFELIVLDLMLPGEDGLSLTRFLRSKTHIPILMLSAQSEDVDRIIGLEVGVDDYLGKPFNPRELLARIRALLRRQDHHRESQSPQDRQHEKFGPFTVDLVGRRLIRGDDEIHLTTGEFDLLSLFVKQPNRVLTRDMLIESLKGYDRDAFDRSIDIRITRLRHKIEANPAAPIFIRTIRGEGYLFNPAGQVHNKTP
- a CDS encoding ATP-binding protein — protein: MSLAKRNTLLLTLALFFVELVVAAALVKYLLLPVAQGSADDLASLMVLSAQTWSELPDDKQRAFEKELIEHHAIALRVEPLANPTSSWRPPYFTFLEQALAARIGHAPSFLADTTNHQTWYWASIPSKHQTIYVGIPKERIGIQPLSAIIVLLLIGLLVAVLLAHLLAKSITLPLAKLDLAAQQLGQGEYRELHPNAWPKELRELADRFNTMARQVQRLLTARTTILAGISHDLRTPLARMRLALELLKESPTPKLITRLETDINEMNQLIGTILDLARGLDKEHLSRINVYQLLTELIEQSEAHECISVDCSPNIEISLPALSLRRALSNLIENALRYAPIGQINLVCKYDEKICRIGVLDQGPGIPPEKIESVFLPFERIEGSRSSSTGGAGLGLAIVRELANVHGWHVKLEPRNGGGIAAWIEIFPKPKTF
- a CDS encoding IS1595 family transposase yields the protein MVTKNRYYRRSRISEAKFRQLVRCFAMDLTATVTAEMTGISLRSVNTIYLKIRQRLAEACEQASPLNGSVEVDESYFGAHRVRGRRGRGAYGKTIVFGLLKRQGMVYTEIVPDCTKATLQGIIRGHIDPASVIHSDGWLGYDGLVDIGFDKHFRVNHGANEFASGERHINGIESFWSYAKRRMAKFNGLTKRTFYLHLKETEFRFNHRGDNLYLVILKTLRLNPL
- a CDS encoding nucleotidyltransferase domain-containing protein produces the protein MSIKHALFSESQAKVLFWIFGQPGRSYHLSELRRLTGLGSASLQREINRLVDAKLATSEMVGNQRQITANGNSPVFNELCALTRKVVGIAPMLQEALGIIEDKIVLALVYGSVAKETDTATSDIDVMLVGPNLTMAEVLEVLMPVETMLDRKINPTCYTVDEFKKRLSDPDSFVNRVLDQSTIKLIGDVDAFRSAQ
- a CDS encoding BrnA antitoxin family protein codes for the protein MTKPAKKIPSFKNEVEERKFWESHDSSEFLDWTQAKQVALPNLKPTTKTISLRLPQHLLDSIKAAANSRDVPYQSLIKVWLQEKLQTH